From the genome of Apodemus sylvaticus chromosome 3, mApoSyl1.1, whole genome shotgun sequence, one region includes:
- the Mrpl50 gene encoding 39S ribosomal protein L50, mitochondrial: protein MAALVVCRFARRGWLWKLPLTTRRDFWSRSRKEEEPVVAETVEEVKKEPVLVCPPLRSRAYTPPRDLQSRLESHIKEVLGSSLPDNWQDISLDDGHVKFRLLADLADDLGHAVPNSRLHQMCRVRDVLDFYNVPVQDRSKFDELVASNLPPNLKISWNY from the exons ATGGCGGCGCTAGTTGTGTGTCGGTTTGCAAGAAGAGGCTGGCTGTGGAAGCTTCCCTTGACTACACGAAGAGATTTTTGGTCTCGATCCAG gaaggaggaggagccggTGGTGGCTGAGACAGTGGAAGAAGTGAAAAAAGAACCTGTTTTGGTGTGCCCGCCCTTACGAAGCCGAGCGTACACACCACCCAGAGATCTCCAGAGTCGCTTGGAATCTCATATTAAAGAAGTTCTTGGTTCTTCTCTTCCTGATAATTGGCAAGATATCTCCCTGGATGATGGACATGTGAAGTTCAGACTCTTAGCAGACTTAGCTGATGACTTAGGCCATGCAGTGCCTAACTCCAGGCTTCACCAAATGTGCAGGGTCAGAGATGTTCTTGATTTCTATAATGTTCCTGTTCAAGATAGATCTAAATTTGACGAACTCGTTGCTAGTAATTTGCCTCCCAATTTGAAAATCAGTTGGAATTACTGA